The proteins below are encoded in one region of Betaproteobacteria bacterium:
- a CDS encoding DEAD/DEAH box helicase — translation MLEPKYKAFPYQEEAVEFVATRDYAAIFHEQGLGKTKIAIDVMLRWLQNKEVDTILVFTKKGLVANWEREFKAHSQLTPLVLSENSTKNYYVFTTPTRLVLSHFEAAKKEQRRFAAWLSSRRVAVIIDESAKIKNPEADLTKVFFELSPLFTKRVIMTGTPVANRPYDLWAQVFFLDGGASLGADFQEFKRETDLTADLQHDPKAFEVYQHRLEGINKKISAFSIRETKDGGRITLPSKEFQRIECDWEPAQFELYRQVREELRALIVRDGQLVEDNQESILKRLLRLVQISSNPAMIDESYTAEPGKFEPLYNLLTDITRRGEKAIVWTNFNENCDWLVKKLAPFGAHPLNGRMSMERRNTVVKWFLENPEDQVLVATPGAAKEGLTLTVANHVIFYDRTYSLDDYLQAQDRIHRVSQTRTCYVYNMLMVDSVDEWVDCLLEEKRLAAQLTQGDIDAKAYAERATLGFYEILQRILGGNQDQ, via the coding sequence GTGTTGGAGCCGAAGTACAAGGCATTTCCCTATCAGGAAGAGGCCGTGGAGTTTGTGGCCACAAGAGATTACGCTGCCATCTTTCATGAGCAAGGGCTAGGTAAAACAAAAATAGCTATCGATGTGATGCTCCGTTGGCTCCAAAACAAAGAAGTCGACACCATTCTAGTGTTTACTAAAAAGGGGCTTGTAGCCAACTGGGAGAGGGAGTTTAAGGCACATAGCCAGCTAACGCCTTTGGTCTTAAGTGAGAACTCGACCAAGAATTACTATGTTTTTACCACACCGACACGACTTGTATTGAGCCATTTCGAGGCTGCCAAGAAAGAGCAGCGCCGATTCGCCGCATGGTTGTCGTCTCGGCGCGTAGCAGTAATCATTGACGAGTCAGCCAAGATCAAAAACCCGGAAGCAGACCTGACCAAGGTTTTTTTTGAGCTTTCTCCGCTATTCACAAAGCGGGTGATTATGACGGGCACCCCTGTTGCGAACCGCCCCTATGATCTATGGGCTCAAGTGTTTTTTCTTGATGGCGGAGCATCCTTGGGAGCGGATTTCCAAGAATTTAAGCGTGAGACAGACTTAACGGCAGACCTTCAGCATGATCCAAAAGCTTTTGAGGTATATCAGCATCGACTTGAAGGCATTAACAAAAAAATATCTGCGTTTTCCATACGGGAAACAAAGGATGGCGGTCGAATCACTCTTCCATCTAAGGAGTTTCAACGCATCGAGTGCGACTGGGAACCTGCTCAGTTCGAACTTTATCGTCAGGTCCGCGAGGAGCTACGAGCACTGATCGTCCGAGATGGCCAATTGGTCGAAGACAATCAAGAGTCAATACTGAAACGTTTGCTGAGGCTAGTCCAGATTTCGTCTAACCCGGCGATGATTGACGAAAGCTATACTGCCGAGCCAGGAAAGTTCGAGCCGTTATATAACCTGCTGACTGATATTACCCGACGAGGCGAAAAGGCAATTGTCTGGACTAATTTCAACGAGAATTGCGATTGGCTCGTAAAGAAACTTGCTCCTTTTGGTGCCCACCCACTCAATGGCCGAATGTCTATGGAGCGACGGAATACAGTCGTAAAATGGTTCTTGGAGAATCCTGAGGATCAGGTGTTGGTGGCAACACCTGGTGCGGCGAAGGAAGGATTGACACTAACGGTTGCTAACCACGTTATCTTCTACGACAGAACCTACAGTCTTGATGATTACTTGCAGGCCCAAGACCGGATACACCGTGTTTCTCAGACTAGAACATGTTATGTATACAACATGCTTATGGTTGATTCCGTTGATGAGTGGGTAGACTGTTTGCTTGAGGAAAAACGACTCGCGGCACAATTGACGCAGGGTGATATAGACGCAAAAGCTTACGCAGAACGAGCTACGCTCGGTTTCTACGAAATCTTACAAAGGATTCTTGGGGGAAATCAGGATCAATGA
- a CDS encoding DGQHR domain-containing protein: MGRCGDREVFLGFATAAELSQVSFPDALDEVTGKGYQRRFHREHSLEFKRYIQQSGATTIPLTFNLRPGLPGWKVSTNSSRATLSIDVMQGPVMAQVDCQHRLGYLRESPIPFAFMAYVGLTIDEEMEIFRVINGKAKGLSGSLLDFTEARLVGNDLKLAKPELFLSLVLHEDQRSPWYQRLDLGGNRTTGPMRIASLRTMQKATRRFLREAGLSHKQVEKNTANILIDFWNAVVLVLADEWKNPRQHMLAKGIGVYCLMSLAGELYREAANKGQQCDLDYFVTALSDFLHSVDWSNKGPLKGFGGASGADAALELLRQMRSKKHLKYITYGKQEHSAH, encoded by the coding sequence ATGGGTCGCTGTGGAGACCGGGAAGTATTTCTCGGATTTGCCACCGCAGCAGAGCTAAGCCAAGTGAGCTTTCCGGATGCTTTAGATGAAGTTACAGGCAAAGGGTATCAGCGCCGGTTTCATCGAGAGCATAGCCTAGAGTTTAAACGGTACATTCAACAGTCAGGGGCAACGACTATCCCCTTGACCTTCAATCTCCGCCCGGGGCTTCCGGGTTGGAAGGTTAGTACCAACTCGTCCAGAGCAACCCTGAGCATTGATGTCATGCAAGGGCCTGTCATGGCGCAGGTGGATTGTCAGCATCGACTAGGATATTTGCGAGAAAGCCCCATTCCCTTTGCCTTCATGGCTTATGTCGGTCTAACAATCGACGAAGAAATGGAGATTTTTCGGGTAATCAACGGGAAGGCAAAAGGGTTGAGCGGTAGCCTTCTTGATTTCACGGAAGCTCGTCTTGTCGGAAATGATCTCAAGTTAGCAAAACCAGAGCTATTTCTCTCATTGGTCTTGCATGAGGACCAGCGTTCGCCTTGGTATCAACGATTAGACCTTGGTGGAAACCGCACAACTGGACCAATGCGAATTGCATCGCTCCGTACTATGCAGAAGGCGACACGCCGATTCTTACGTGAAGCGGGGCTATCCCACAAACAAGTCGAAAAAAATACCGCCAACATATTGATCGATTTTTGGAATGCCGTGGTGCTAGTGCTTGCTGACGAGTGGAAGAATCCTCGCCAGCACATGTTAGCCAAAGGAATTGGTGTTTATTGCCTGATGAGTTTGGCAGGAGAGCTATATCGCGAGGCTGCAAATAAGGGGCAACAATGCGACCTCGATTACTTCGTTACCGCTTTGTCTGATTTTCTCCATTCCGTCGACTGGTCGAACAAAGGACCGCTAAAGGGATTTGGTGGCGCCAGCGGTGCAGATGCCGCACTTGAACTATTGCGCCAGATGCGTTCTAAGAAGCACTTAAAATACATTACTTATGGCAAACAAGAACATTCTGCTCATTGA
- a CDS encoding ATP-binding protein has protein sequence MIGKDILELLANAMYVDPLTIYREYIQNAADSIDEARTAGLSMDDPHIVINLDHSSRTVRIRDNGLGIPNAEFVQRITAIGASHKRGTDLRGFRGVGRLSGLGYCHELVFRGKAEGDAKIIEVKWDNRALREKIRDLSYSGSLIDIIREVVTHQEISATNKAERFFEVEMRKVSRLKNDLLMNEQSIRSYLSQVAPVPFHPDFRFGDQIQTFLTERGIRPPIRVELNDNAGPIYHRARNTIPFNPKVTDGLRNIEFIEINDDEGAVAAFGWIGDHAYMGAIPKKLGLGGIRLRAGNIQVGDESLLAPLYPEQRFASWTVGDIHVASKKIVPNGRRDDFEHTVHYSWLLSELGVRANELAHQIRTRSKQRQHLRTVQIHFQTIDDWFGLAQKAETPMLLKKALLGLTDEHILKAKKEVTKLSDGTEEHLSALSRLEELTNEIYILGEAVEERDSINNQAFSSATEAALLKALKVVLSNARSAKVGTKTAIDIVAAVSAPH, from the coding sequence GTGATCGGCAAGGACATCCTTGAGCTTCTCGCTAACGCGATGTATGTAGACCCTCTAACGATCTATCGTGAATACATTCAGAATGCCGCCGATTCCATTGATGAAGCCCGAACTGCAGGGTTGTCGATGGATGATCCGCATATCGTTATCAACCTTGATCACTCAAGTCGCACGGTACGTATTCGAGACAATGGCCTAGGTATTCCAAACGCAGAATTTGTTCAGCGCATTACCGCTATCGGTGCCAGTCACAAGCGAGGGACAGACCTTCGAGGCTTTCGTGGGGTCGGAAGATTATCCGGCTTGGGCTACTGCCACGAATTAGTTTTTCGAGGGAAGGCCGAGGGTGATGCCAAAATTATCGAGGTCAAATGGGATAACCGCGCTCTTCGAGAAAAGATCAGAGACCTGAGCTATTCAGGTAGCTTAATCGACATCATTCGGGAAGTTGTAACCCACCAAGAAATATCCGCTACGAATAAAGCCGAGCGTTTTTTTGAAGTTGAAATGCGCAAGGTCAGTCGTCTTAAAAATGATCTCTTGATGAATGAGCAGTCGATCCGCTCATACTTGTCCCAAGTCGCGCCAGTTCCGTTTCATCCAGATTTCCGCTTTGGAGATCAGATCCAGACTTTTCTAACAGAGCGAGGGATTCGTCCTCCCATTCGGGTCGAATTAAATGACAACGCGGGTCCGATTTATCACAGAGCGCGAAATACAATTCCGTTCAATCCCAAAGTCACCGATGGCCTACGAAACATAGAGTTCATAGAGATTAACGATGACGAGGGAGCGGTTGCTGCCTTCGGTTGGATTGGCGATCACGCTTATATGGGAGCCATTCCAAAAAAACTTGGGCTTGGTGGAATTCGGCTACGCGCTGGGAACATCCAGGTAGGGGATGAATCACTACTCGCCCCACTTTATCCAGAGCAACGATTCGCGTCATGGACAGTTGGCGACATTCACGTTGCATCGAAGAAGATCGTTCCCAACGGACGCCGTGATGACTTCGAACATACTGTTCATTACTCTTGGCTGCTGTCAGAGTTGGGGGTAAGAGCGAACGAGCTCGCGCACCAGATTCGTACACGCTCTAAGCAACGCCAACACCTGAGAACTGTGCAGATTCACTTCCAGACCATCGATGATTGGTTTGGCTTGGCACAGAAAGCAGAAACACCAATGCTATTGAAGAAGGCATTACTAGGACTAACTGACGAACACATCCTCAAAGCAAAAAAGGAAGTAACAAAACTTAGTGATGGCACTGAGGAGCATCTGTCAGCATTGAGCCGCCTAGAAGAACTAACCAACGAAATTTACATTCTTGGCGAGGCGGTTGAAGAGCGAGACTCGATTAACAATCAAGCTTTCTCCAGTGCAACGGAAGCGGCTCTGCTCAAGGCACTGAAAGTTGTACTCTCAAATGCCCGCTCGGCAAAAGTAGGGACTAAAACTGCGATTGATATTGTTGCTGCCGTTAGTGCGCCCCATTGA
- a CDS encoding type II toxin-antitoxin system RelE/ParE family toxin: MGGGSWTVRLSAAAEADYRQILRWTVENFGSAQARSYADTLSSALKALSVGPAIIGVKERPEIGNHIHTLHVARNGRKGRHFVMFRVGSIQGGNVIDVLRLLHDSMDLERHLPPAEHS; the protein is encoded by the coding sequence GTGGGTGGGGGTTCTTGGACGGTTCGCCTATCGGCTGCTGCCGAGGCGGATTACCGTCAGATTCTGCGGTGGACGGTCGAGAATTTCGGTTCGGCACAGGCGCGGAGTTATGCCGATACGCTGTCATCCGCGTTGAAAGCCTTAAGCGTCGGCCCCGCGATAATCGGGGTCAAGGAACGGCCCGAAATCGGCAACCATATCCATACGCTCCATGTTGCTCGGAACGGGCGCAAGGGTCGACATTTTGTCATGTTCCGCGTCGGCAGTATTCAGGGGGGCAATGTGATTGATGTACTCCGGCTGCTGCATGACAGCATGGACTTGGAACGGCATTTGCCACCTGCCGAGCATAGTTAA
- a CDS encoding site-specific integrase, whose amino-acid sequence MAGHLAVKTIERRLISLHVAHLEAGEPSPVHHQRIKAMLRGIRRTKGIATKQATAIVKDDLLEMLVVAGKGKPMQVARNSALLIVGWVGAFRRSELATLRCEDIAWLDSGIEITLRHSKVDQSGAGFVKFLPNAHGSRCPRLALQHWQTVSGITEGYLFRPINRHDQIGEQPLTPHAVSQIVKRIIELTGRDPAKYSGHSLRAGFVTEGVLAGIPSYQLMQVTAHRSEQTLQKYVRIGKRRRIPSLL is encoded by the coding sequence ATGGCCGGGCATCTGGCGGTCAAGACAATCGAGCGGCGGCTAATAAGTCTGCATGTCGCGCATTTGGAGGCTGGCGAACCTTCGCCAGTGCATCACCAACGCATCAAGGCCATGCTGCGAGGTATCCGGCGTACCAAGGGTATTGCCACCAAACAGGCTACGGCCATCGTGAAAGATGATCTGCTCGAAATGCTGGTCGTGGCAGGCAAGGGGAAACCGATGCAGGTTGCCCGCAATTCTGCGCTTTTGATCGTGGGGTGGGTGGGGGCGTTCCGGCGTAGCGAGTTGGCAACTTTGCGCTGCGAAGACATTGCCTGGCTGGATAGCGGTATCGAAATCACCTTGCGCCACTCGAAAGTCGACCAGAGCGGTGCTGGCTTCGTGAAGTTCCTGCCAAACGCCCATGGCAGCCGTTGCCCGCGGCTGGCATTGCAACACTGGCAGACGGTATCCGGCATCACCGAAGGCTACTTGTTCAGGCCGATCAACCGGCACGACCAGATTGGCGAACAGCCACTAACCCCACATGCAGTTTCGCAGATCGTGAAGCGAATAATCGAACTGACTGGCCGCGACCCAGCGAAATACTCTGGGCATTCGTTGCGAGCAGGCTTCGTGACCGAGGGCGTGCTTGCCGGAATTCCGAGCTATCAGTTGATGCAGGTTACAGCCCACCGCTCCGAGCAGACCTTGCAGAAGTATGTTCGCATCGGGAAGCGGCGCCGCATTCCTTCGCTGTTGTGA
- a CDS encoding ParB N-terminal domain-containing protein: MSTFQEDSITLRKREIKVKTGYLPQAELSFYAENPRIYSIVWKDNDAAPTQEEIFDALSKADHVRETLVPSIKSNGGLIEPVLVRKGVLLEGNSRLAAYRLLAQKDPKAWENIRVRILPDSITDSEVFSLLGEFHIVGKKDWAPFEQAGYLYRRFKTHGIDENQLHTEVGLTKSKIRHLISVYGFMLEVDDRDPARWSYYDELLKGRRFDHARELYSDFDKKIAGLIQDESIERAVDVRDNLPKIVKVGGNTLKKFMNGTLSFHDAVQDAHLRGAGNYYTKKFSDFKTWLADDHIDSEIMSIPAEEKKQLAYVLNRIETRIKQITKKVNGAH; this comes from the coding sequence ATGAGTACGTTTCAAGAAGACAGCATCACGCTGCGTAAGCGTGAAATCAAAGTGAAGACGGGATACCTACCGCAGGCTGAATTATCGTTCTACGCTGAAAATCCACGTATATATTCAATAGTCTGGAAAGACAACGATGCTGCGCCAACTCAAGAAGAGATTTTTGATGCGCTCTCGAAGGCTGACCATGTACGTGAAACGTTGGTGCCAAGTATTAAGAGCAATGGCGGTTTGATTGAACCTGTACTCGTTCGAAAAGGTGTTCTACTAGAAGGTAATAGCCGACTAGCAGCCTACCGACTTCTCGCCCAGAAAGATCCTAAAGCTTGGGAAAATATTCGTGTTCGTATTCTTCCAGATAGCATTACGGACAGTGAAGTCTTCTCCCTGTTGGGCGAGTTTCACATTGTCGGAAAAAAAGACTGGGCTCCCTTTGAGCAAGCTGGCTATCTGTATCGTCGTTTCAAGACTCACGGAATTGATGAGAACCAGTTGCATACAGAAGTAGGACTAACGAAGTCCAAGATCAGACATTTGATCAGTGTGTACGGATTCATGCTTGAGGTTGATGATAGAGACCCTGCTCGGTGGAGCTATTACGATGAGTTGCTCAAGGGCCGGCGTTTCGACCACGCAAGGGAGCTTTACTCCGACTTCGATAAGAAGATCGCAGGGCTAATACAGGATGAGTCGATTGAGCGAGCAGTTGATGTAAGAGATAACCTGCCAAAGATCGTCAAGGTTGGCGGTAACACGCTCAAAAAATTCATGAATGGAACCTTGTCATTTCATGACGCGGTACAAGATGCTCATTTGCGTGGAGCGGGGAATTACTACACAAAGAAGTTTTCAGATTTTAAGACTTGGCTAGCGGATGATCATATTGATTCTGAAATCATGAGCATCCCTGCGGAAGAAAAAAAGCAACTCGCCTATGTTTTAAATAGAATCGAAACGCGAATCAAGCAAATCACGAAGAAGGTCAATGGGGCGCACTAA
- a CDS encoding DGQHR domain-containing protein, with the protein MKNTLEISCVAVTQPIGTFYIGCVPATLLLEKTRIERRGLSESERLNVQRRLNTSRTTEIADYTRRINATFPTSIIVAADGDNLHFDPERSKLIVGKEVENPTTNGGGAIYEALGEDDSLGLVIDGQHRIEGLRKAAKIHGKDILNNFEMPVVFMFDMSLEDMAEVFRTINSKQRPVDPSLIIDLFGLARDRSPRKTCHSLALGFNDTEGSPLWHGLKMLGKRQNDTEYLSQGSFAKYVLPMISRAPDDDELRLMKNLELPPDPRAPLREFFIDKQDELVSRILWNYLSAAQTVFPLEWDEAPKEHLLRKTVGFSALMKVFTAICPQMLDAGDVSEDAFVLFFAKSRDGLGSQPFANSRYASSEAEASRMARAILNAAGIITAGK; encoded by the coding sequence ATGAAAAACACTCTAGAAATTTCTTGTGTAGCTGTTACGCAACCCATCGGGACGTTCTACATAGGGTGCGTGCCTGCCACTCTCTTGCTGGAAAAAACACGCATTGAACGCCGTGGGCTTTCAGAATCAGAGAGATTGAATGTTCAGAGACGTTTGAACACCTCTCGGACGACAGAAATTGCCGACTACACAAGGCGAATTAATGCTACTTTCCCCACGTCGATTATTGTTGCTGCAGATGGTGACAATCTTCATTTTGATCCTGAGCGTTCAAAACTGATAGTTGGTAAGGAAGTAGAAAATCCAACAACAAATGGCGGAGGGGCGATTTATGAAGCTCTCGGTGAGGATGATTCACTGGGTCTTGTGATCGATGGTCAACATCGCATTGAAGGATTACGCAAGGCCGCCAAAATTCACGGGAAAGACATCCTCAATAATTTCGAGATGCCCGTTGTATTCATGTTCGATATGTCACTCGAAGATATGGCCGAAGTGTTTAGAACCATCAATTCAAAACAGCGTCCCGTTGATCCATCTTTAATCATCGATTTGTTTGGACTTGCACGAGATAGAAGTCCTCGGAAAACCTGTCACAGCCTAGCATTGGGCTTCAACGATACCGAAGGCAGCCCGCTTTGGCATGGTCTAAAGATGCTGGGGAAGCGACAGAACGACACAGAGTATCTGTCCCAAGGAAGTTTTGCTAAATATGTGTTACCGATGATTTCGAGGGCGCCAGATGATGACGAGTTGCGCCTTATGAAAAATCTCGAACTGCCACCTGATCCAAGAGCTCCGCTGAGGGAGTTCTTTATCGATAAACAAGATGAATTGGTAAGCCGTATACTTTGGAACTACCTATCTGCTGCGCAAACCGTTTTCCCTTTAGAGTGGGATGAAGCGCCGAAGGAGCACCTTCTCAGAAAGACCGTAGGATTTTCTGCGTTGATGAAGGTCTTTACCGCCATATGTCCGCAAATGCTAGATGCTGGAGATGTCTCTGAAGATGCCTTCGTACTTTTCTTCGCTAAGTCGAGAGATGGGCTTGGTTCTCAGCCGTTTGCCAATTCTCGTTATGCCTCAAGCGAAGCAGAAGCCAGCCGTATGGCGAGGGCCATATTAAATGCGGCTGGAATAATCACCGCTGGCAAATAA
- a CDS encoding ParB N-terminal domain-containing protein — protein sequence MSELTIQYLPVSKIILDQRNPRVAPALESIEGDPPQNFIELALGQFAPDDEDKGASTTFSSLKASIRSYKGLINPIVVTPRDDGTYVVIEGNTRVSIFRQLAIEKAPGSWDKIPAIVRPDIEEDGEHAIRLQAHLVGPRQWRPYAKAKYLHALYTENKLSINEILDYCGGNARKREIEEYISAYTDMQNHYIPLVGQNQPDYSRFSAFVELQKPQVKQSVVKSGFSMDDFAQWVHDSKISPLNTVRQLPRILSNGESKKKFLSHNAREAMKVLEQPNTNAAIKEASLEQLANALSSKIRSLNWPDVKDLSETHDSLRAQALSDCFEELRDLCKQTGLIAENE from the coding sequence ATGTCCGAACTGACTATCCAATATCTGCCCGTTAGCAAGATTATCCTTGACCAGCGGAATCCTCGCGTCGCTCCAGCACTGGAGTCTATTGAAGGTGACCCCCCGCAAAATTTCATTGAACTCGCTCTTGGGCAGTTCGCCCCTGACGACGAGGACAAGGGGGCCTCAACAACATTTTCAAGCCTGAAGGCATCTATCCGGTCTTATAAAGGGTTGATCAACCCCATCGTCGTGACACCGCGAGATGACGGCACCTATGTGGTGATCGAGGGGAATACCCGCGTATCGATTTTTCGCCAACTTGCCATTGAAAAGGCGCCTGGGTCGTGGGATAAAATCCCGGCAATTGTTCGCCCTGATATCGAGGAGGATGGCGAGCATGCCATACGTCTGCAAGCACATTTGGTTGGTCCGCGTCAGTGGCGACCATACGCAAAAGCTAAGTACCTGCACGCGTTGTACACAGAGAATAAGCTCTCTATAAACGAAATTCTGGATTACTGCGGTGGTAATGCCAGAAAACGAGAAATCGAAGAGTACATATCCGCCTACACCGACATGCAGAATCACTACATTCCCTTGGTCGGTCAGAATCAGCCAGATTACTCCCGGTTTAGTGCATTCGTCGAATTGCAGAAGCCGCAAGTTAAACAGTCCGTTGTTAAGTCCGGTTTCTCAATGGATGACTTTGCACAGTGGGTGCACGACTCGAAGATCAGCCCGCTGAATACCGTTCGGCAGCTCCCTCGCATCCTGTCAAATGGAGAGTCGAAGAAAAAATTCCTGTCGCACAATGCCAGGGAGGCCATGAAGGTATTAGAGCAGCCGAACACAAATGCTGCGATCAAAGAGGCTTCACTAGAACAACTCGCCAATGCCCTTTCGAGCAAGATCAGAAGTCTCAACTGGCCTGACGTTAAAGACCTCAGCGAAACGCACGATTCTCTGCGAGCTCAAGCACTTTCTGATTGTTTTGAAGAGCTTCGCGACCTCTGCAAACAGACGGGCTTAATCGCTGAGAATGAGTGA
- a CDS encoding radical SAM protein → MANKNILLIEPGYKNKYPPLGLMKLAAYHGPHGKKDNVKFIKGDKDRSVFNVNWDRIYVTTLFSFEWKEIAKSIDFAISIVKNDTTKVFVGGIAASLMHERFMAEPRWRGVRFISGLLSAPPAPSLQLDDFSEELYSSDASGTPIEDLVPDYSILDQISEQYVYPVNDAYFAYASRGCVRKCHFCGVPKLEGEQRDSQSITGLIKAIDARHGVKRDLMLMDNNVVASPNYRNIIAEIRDIGFEKGATLRRPGKPAVQRRVDFNQGVDARILCKDKMYLQEMSTIAIRPLRIAFDHLGVRKAYETAIHMAHEVGLHDLSNYMLYNFKDTPSDLYERMRLNIDLNESLNIRIFSFPMRYQPTDLPDRSHVGEHWTGYGLRSMQIILQATHGIVSGAPDFFREAFGDSKIEFEKLLLRPQHYLFNRFWYQYHEGRPELDAFQSEFDQLSDTERQELAGLLSSKTPSGFAGLIGKADSTKVNRILNYYVPIPKDEEAEIWKVMKLRLQESKKARADIPADELVEDAGLAEPELA, encoded by the coding sequence ATGGCAAACAAGAACATTCTGCTCATTGAGCCTGGCTACAAAAACAAGTACCCCCCACTCGGCTTGATGAAACTTGCCGCATATCATGGGCCACATGGCAAGAAAGACAATGTCAAATTCATAAAGGGTGACAAAGATCGGTCTGTTTTCAACGTTAACTGGGACCGCATTTACGTCACGACACTTTTTTCCTTCGAGTGGAAGGAGATAGCCAAGTCCATCGACTTCGCTATTTCTATCGTAAAGAACGATACGACCAAGGTTTTCGTTGGTGGCATCGCAGCTTCCTTAATGCATGAACGGTTCATGGCCGAACCTCGTTGGCGTGGTGTTCGATTTATTAGTGGACTGCTGTCAGCCCCACCAGCTCCTTCGCTACAGCTCGACGATTTTTCTGAGGAACTGTATTCCAGTGATGCATCAGGAACGCCGATTGAAGACTTGGTACCAGACTACTCAATCCTTGATCAGATTAGCGAACAGTATGTCTATCCGGTAAATGATGCCTACTTTGCCTATGCCTCCCGCGGTTGCGTGCGTAAATGCCATTTTTGCGGCGTTCCGAAATTAGAAGGGGAGCAACGAGATTCGCAATCAATTACTGGGTTGATCAAGGCTATCGACGCACGCCACGGGGTGAAGCGTGACCTGATGTTGATGGACAACAACGTCGTAGCATCCCCCAATTACCGAAACATCATCGCCGAGATTCGCGATATTGGGTTCGAGAAAGGCGCAACACTTCGTCGTCCAGGCAAGCCTGCGGTACAACGACGCGTGGATTTCAATCAGGGTGTCGATGCGCGAATTCTTTGCAAGGACAAAATGTACTTGCAAGAGATGTCCACAATCGCAATTCGACCACTACGTATTGCCTTCGACCACCTTGGCGTTAGAAAAGCCTATGAGACAGCGATCCATATGGCGCATGAGGTTGGGCTACATGACTTGTCCAACTACATGCTCTATAACTTCAAGGACACGCCATCGGACCTGTATGAGCGGATGCGGCTCAATATTGACTTGAACGAATCTCTGAATATTCGTATTTTCTCCTTTCCAATGCGCTACCAGCCAACAGACCTGCCCGATCGGTCTCATGTAGGCGAGCACTGGACCGGATATGGCCTTCGTTCTATGCAAATTATTTTGCAAGCTACGCACGGAATCGTGAGTGGAGCGCCTGATTTCTTCCGCGAAGCCTTTGGCGACAGCAAGATTGAATTCGAGAAACTGCTACTTCGTCCTCAACACTACCTTTTCAACCGATTCTGGTATCAGTATCACGAAGGTCGTCCAGAACTCGATGCATTTCAATCGGAGTTCGATCAGTTGTCTGATACTGAGCGCCAAGAACTAGCAGGGCTACTGTCCAGCAAAACGCCTAGCGGCTTCGCAGGATTGATTGGTAAGGCGGATAGCACGAAGGTCAATCGAATACTGAACTATTACGTGCCGATTCCAAAGGATGAAGAAGCTGAAATCTGGAAAGTGATGAAGTTGCGATTGCAGGAAAGCAAGAAAGCAAGAGCAGACATCCCCGCTGATGAGTTGGTTGAAGATGCCGGTCTGGCAGAACCGGAACTCGCATAG
- a CDS encoding alpha/beta hydrolase, with protein sequence MPKRIALAIVTLLCLVTSAYSFAEGMLFKVPTREGVTTTLFWESVENAKATVFLFPGGGGGFGKVENGRATGNNFLVRSAPYFLANGFNVAIFGRPNDSEELDYADRISDTHMTDVRLVLDFVKKQSPAPVWIVGTSRGTISATATAIHLQDTGLAGLVLTSSVVNYKKVGAIPKQDLAAIRIPVLVLHHSKDECVLCRPYEVPAILRGLTSAPVKKEIMVDGGANPSGDVCAAMHWHGYVGMEQEAVATIGNWLQQPVR encoded by the coding sequence ATGCCCAAACGGATTGCCCTTGCGATTGTGACCCTGCTTTGTCTCGTTACCAGCGCCTACAGTTTTGCCGAAGGCATGTTGTTCAAGGTGCCGACGCGGGAAGGTGTGACCACGACGCTGTTCTGGGAGTCGGTGGAGAACGCCAAAGCCACGGTGTTCCTGTTTCCCGGCGGCGGAGGCGGTTTCGGCAAGGTGGAAAACGGCAGGGCAACCGGGAATAATTTTCTGGTGCGCTCGGCACCGTACTTTCTGGCCAACGGATTCAATGTTGCCATCTTTGGGCGCCCCAATGATTCCGAAGAACTCGATTACGCCGACCGAATCAGCGATACCCACATGACGGACGTTCGGCTGGTGCTCGACTTTGTGAAGAAGCAAAGCCCGGCGCCGGTCTGGATAGTCGGCACCAGCCGGGGAACGATCTCAGCCACGGCAACTGCCATCCACTTGCAGGATACGGGGCTGGCAGGCCTCGTGCTGACTTCCAGCGTGGTGAATTACAAGAAGGTGGGGGCGATTCCCAAGCAGGACTTGGCAGCAATTCGGATTCCGGTTCTGGTACTGCATCACAGCAAGGACGAATGCGTGCTGTGTCGCCCCTACGAAGTACCGGCCATCCTGCGCGGCCTGACCAGTGCGCCCGTAAAGAAGGAAATCATGGTCGATGGTGGGGCGAATCCGAGCGGGGATGTTTGCGCGGCGATGCATTGGCACGGCTATGTGGGGATGGAGCAGGAAGCGGTTGCCACCATTGGCAACTGGCTCCAGCAGCCGGTCCGGTAA